The following are encoded in a window of Pseudalgibacter alginicilyticus genomic DNA:
- a CDS encoding L-threonylcarbamoyladenylate synthase — translation MAEFVRIYEENPNPREIDRVVAILKKGGIIIYPTDTVYGLGCDITNIKALERIARIKQVKLEKSNFSFVCHDLSNLSDYVKQIDTSVFKILKRALPGPYTFILPGSKSLPNPFKKKKTVGIRVPDNNIALEIVKKLGNPIISTSIRDDDEVIEYTTDPELILEKWNNLVDLVIDGGYGDNEPSSVIDLSEGEPVVIRKGKGNLEIF, via the coding sequence ATGGCTGAATTTGTTAGGATATATGAAGAAAATCCGAACCCAAGAGAAATAGATAGGGTAGTTGCTATTTTAAAAAAAGGCGGAATAATTATTTACCCAACAGATACCGTTTACGGTTTAGGCTGTGATATTACGAATATAAAAGCTCTGGAGCGTATAGCAAGAATTAAACAAGTGAAATTGGAAAAATCCAATTTTTCGTTTGTGTGTCATGACCTCAGTAATTTGAGTGATTATGTAAAACAGATTGATACATCGGTTTTTAAAATATTGAAACGAGCACTTCCAGGACCTTACACTTTTATTCTCCCGGGCTCAAAATCGTTACCCAATCCTTTTAAAAAGAAAAAAACGGTTGGTATTCGTGTGCCTGATAATAATATAGCTTTGGAGATTGTAAAAAAACTGGGCAATCCGATTATTTCAACATCCATTCGTGATGATGATGAAGTCATAGAATATACAACAGACCCCGAATTAATTTTAGAAAAGTGGAATAATTTGGTTGATTTGGTAATTGATGGTGGCTATGGCGATAATGAACCTTCCTCAGTTATTGATTTGTCTGAAGGAGAGCCAGTAGTTATTAGAAAGGGAAAGGGAAATTTAGAAATTTTTTAA